A genome region from Methanococcoides burtonii DSM 6242 includes the following:
- a CDS encoding glycosyltransferase — protein MIDRKCIIIAGEEAGPKSNKMGGIWNVIDAEVKNLAQMLEDGTIEEELVPRIFVVGSYYGHSGSDWNKGLNRITDMTEFDDFVPDEELSMIIEELKVKGIEIVVGAIKIKEIEIVYLMFKTNDFCRVVVEYKGEHICLENKIKAEAYDLIGLDSLSFENLGNRTEYAHYLNLSYAISEFVHTLVSLREETAVAYEDKLISEFASSLMPTLYVSLHCHEFGVFYAIARLKKIGVTINTVATYHATIPGRVAGHLSIKKIRENDSSLGNGTPKNMVTLESLSSYADVVTAVGDSTKKEIKLFYGIDSIVVRNGIDLEIEDIDELLDKKFKCRTKIQELTASKLYNTHHSVELLPEKIIPIFSISRIEIENKGYPDLLDSLLLLDRMVRIEIKAGRLDKNYRVVCFIITAHGPKTNLPENFPIMLNEDILIGEELRIQNMIENRGLECSKLPNGDRYVSAVLYPQWLSDHDGGFNMNVDEFMAGCIAGIFPSRYEPFLLTGLEAGKEATPSIVSKVCGFSDALSTAKRLVMGMGGVLVVDNIDLAYLETIADYALAMDYFIDTYTDDKTKYNFLCQEANLLAKDMNWKEPTKQYYEMLTGTKLK, from the coding sequence GTGATCGATCGTAAATGTATTATTATCGCTGGTGAAGAAGCTGGTCCTAAATCCAATAAGATGGGCGGTATATGGAATGTTATTGATGCGGAAGTAAAGAATCTTGCTCAAATGCTTGAAGACGGTACCATTGAAGAGGAATTGGTTCCAAGGATATTCGTTGTAGGTTCTTATTATGGGCATAGTGGTTCGGATTGGAACAAAGGTCTGAACCGTATCACAGACATGACTGAATTTGATGATTTTGTTCCCGATGAGGAACTTTCAATGATCATTGAAGAACTCAAGGTAAAAGGCATTGAAATTGTTGTTGGGGCAATAAAGATCAAAGAGATAGAAATTGTTTACTTGATGTTCAAGACCAATGATTTTTGTAGAGTGGTCGTTGAATATAAAGGCGAACATATTTGTCTGGAAAATAAGATCAAGGCTGAAGCTTATGACCTCATTGGCCTTGATTCCTTATCCTTTGAAAATCTGGGGAACAGGACCGAATATGCACATTATCTTAATCTATCATATGCAATATCTGAATTTGTTCATACTCTCGTATCTCTCAGGGAAGAGACTGCCGTTGCCTATGAAGATAAACTGATATCCGAATTTGCCAGTTCTTTGATGCCTACATTGTATGTTTCACTGCACTGCCACGAGTTCGGGGTATTTTATGCAATTGCCAGACTCAAGAAGATCGGTGTTACGATCAATACAGTTGCAACATATCATGCAACTATTCCAGGAAGGGTTGCAGGACATCTTTCTATTAAAAAAATACGTGAAAACGATAGTTCATTGGGTAACGGAACTCCAAAGAATATGGTAACTCTTGAGTCGTTGTCCTCATATGCAGATGTTGTAACTGCAGTAGGAGATTCTACAAAAAAAGAGATCAAATTGTTCTATGGCATTGATTCCATTGTTGTAAGGAATGGTATCGATCTTGAGATCGAGGACATCGATGAATTATTGGATAAAAAGTTTAAATGTCGTACTAAGATCCAGGAATTAACTGCCAGTAAACTTTATAATACGCACCACAGTGTAGAGCTATTGCCGGAAAAGATAATTCCTATATTCTCTATATCACGGATCGAAATTGAAAATAAAGGTTATCCTGACCTACTGGATTCACTCCTTCTTCTTGACAGGATGGTAAGGATCGAGATCAAAGCGGGTAGGCTTGATAAGAATTACAGGGTCGTGTGTTTCATCATAACTGCCCATGGTCCAAAAACAAATCTGCCGGAAAATTTCCCGATCATGCTCAATGAAGATATACTGATCGGTGAAGAACTACGGATCCAAAATATGATCGAGAACAGGGGACTTGAATGTTCCAAACTTCCAAATGGTGACAGGTATGTTTCCGCCGTTCTTTACCCCCAGTGGTTGTCAGATCATGATGGCGGTTTCAACATGAATGTCGATGAATTCATGGCTGGTTGTATTGCCGGCATATTCCCTTCAAGATACGAGCCTTTCCTGTTAACTGGTCTTGAAGCTGGAAAGGAAGCAACCCCCAGCATTGTCAGCAAGGTTTGTGGATTCAGTGATGCGTTAAGCACTGCCAAGCGTCTGGTGATGGGAATGGGTGGGGTACTGGTGGTTGATAATATAGATCTTGCATATCTTGAAACGATAGCAGATTATGCACTTGCCATGGATTATTTCATAGACACTTACACTGATGACAAGACAAAATACAACTTCCTCTGTCAGGAAGCAAATCTCCTTGCTAAGGATATGAACTGGAAGGAGCCTACTAAGCAATACTACGAGATGCTTACAGGTACAAAATTAAAATAA
- a CDS encoding galactose-1-phosphate uridylyltransferase, which translates to MSEIRKHYFLDEYCIIAPGRSKRPSVFKAEKKEKDSNKCVFCAGEEDKTPLATAVYKNGSILKDSESSRVTGWDVRCMPNLYPALAPDAGEVNSDHEVFPGYGFHEVIVETPTHENMLPDLSDEEMSLLMKVYRDRVIHYETFDKIEYVSLFKNWGEKAGASLEHTHSQLIAMPIKPPLLMEEMKIIGSFSICPYCDIVEKESKGERLLYENEHFMVIAPYCSKVPYELWILPKEHINHISGFDQDHLDSLGIAIRSALSCLRDNMGEIPYNYMFYQLRDEPEYHFNLKLQPVTTKTAGFEKNTEVYINTMPPETAVKYLQGNFQDGPE; encoded by the coding sequence ATGTCAGAGATACGCAAGCACTATTTTCTGGATGAATATTGCATAATAGCACCAGGAAGAAGTAAAAGACCTTCAGTGTTCAAAGCAGAAAAGAAAGAAAAGGACTCCAATAAATGTGTTTTTTGTGCAGGGGAAGAAGATAAAACACCTCTTGCAACTGCTGTTTATAAAAATGGAAGTATTCTGAAAGATTCCGAAAGTTCAAGAGTAACAGGATGGGATGTGCGGTGTATGCCAAATCTTTATCCTGCACTTGCTCCGGATGCAGGTGAAGTCAATTCAGATCATGAGGTATTCCCAGGTTATGGTTTTCATGAAGTTATAGTTGAAACACCTACGCATGAGAACATGCTCCCTGATCTTTCAGATGAAGAGATGTCATTACTTATGAAAGTCTATCGGGATCGTGTAATTCACTACGAAACCTTTGATAAGATCGAATACGTTTCATTGTTTAAGAACTGGGGAGAAAAGGCTGGTGCGTCTTTGGAACATACCCATTCCCAGCTAATAGCGATGCCCATTAAACCTCCACTATTAATGGAAGAGATGAAGATCATAGGATCATTTTCAATATGTCCTTATTGTGACATCGTGGAAAAAGAAAGCAAAGGTGAGAGGCTCTTATATGAAAATGAGCATTTTATGGTTATAGCACCTTATTGTTCAAAGGTCCCATATGAGTTGTGGATCCTACCTAAGGAACATATAAATCATATCTCAGGCTTTGATCAGGACCATTTGGACTCGCTGGGAATAGCAATACGTTCTGCTCTCTCATGTCTCCGGGACAATATGGGTGAGATACCTTATAATTACATGTTCTATCAGCTAAGAGATGAACCTGAATATCACTTTAACTTGAAACTTCAACCGGTTACAACGAAGACCGCGGGTTTTGAGAAAAATACCGAAGTATACATTAATACAATGCCTCCGGAAACTGCGGTCAAATATCTTCAGGGTAATTTTCAGGACGGTCCTGAATGA
- a CDS encoding glycoside hydrolase family 57 protein: MQSVCICSEVHLPCVLKWYWPSEGYRSPEFETYFDQSKMYSALEKNVPGIIRTNEALLDSIDNGAKYTFDISGIFLDQCKWNPAVIESFKELKDRGAGFSASPYYHSISSLFPDTKEFKEQVSMHRDKIKEIFNVNPRTFINTELILTKELSAILKEMKFKCLISEGSENLLYGNDPNQVYDNHIPTLLRHIPLSEDIEIRFSDQKWISYPLIADKFASWIANMEGDVTTLHFKYSSILSHQHNRSDILQFLIDLPASFEKYGISMITPEEALKNFKTKELPSIMNKSTSRYGMHNLMGNHPQHLYLHELISIGEILQSIKSAPEYDKLNCIYRYLQQSEILLEMGSDNQNIGYEKAVNIFSALSDFKRAILEVKV, translated from the coding sequence ATGCAGTCGGTTTGCATCTGTTCAGAAGTACATCTACCATGTGTGCTAAAATGGTACTGGCCATCGGAGGGGTATCGCTCTCCGGAATTCGAAACATACTTTGATCAGTCCAAAATGTACTCTGCTTTAGAAAAAAATGTCCCGGGAATAATCCGTACGAATGAAGCTTTGCTGGATTCCATAGATAACGGTGCAAAGTATACTTTTGATATATCCGGCATCTTTTTAGATCAATGTAAGTGGAATCCTGCTGTAATAGAATCATTCAAGGAGCTAAAAGACAGGGGTGCCGGGTTTTCAGCATCACCTTATTATCATTCCATATCATCCCTTTTTCCTGATACTAAGGAATTTAAGGAACAGGTATCCATGCATCGGGATAAGATCAAGGAGATATTCAATGTCAATCCCCGGACCTTCATCAATACTGAACTGATCCTTACAAAGGAGCTCAGTGCGATCCTTAAGGAGATGAAGTTCAAGTGCCTTATTTCAGAAGGTTCGGAGAATCTATTGTATGGAAACGATCCAAATCAGGTTTATGATAATCATATACCAACGTTGTTGCGTCACATACCCTTAAGTGAAGATATAGAGATCCGCTTTTCAGATCAGAAATGGATAAGCTATCCTTTGATAGCTGATAAATTTGCTTCATGGATAGCTAACATGGAAGGCGATGTAACCACATTACATTTCAAATACAGTTCTATCCTTTCCCATCAGCATAACAGAAGTGATATACTTCAATTCCTCATAGATCTTCCGGCAAGTTTTGAGAAATATGGAATTTCCATGATAACACCTGAAGAAGCTTTGAAAAACTTTAAGACAAAGGAACTTCCATCCATCATGAACAAGTCCACTTCTCGATATGGAATGCATAATTTGATGGGCAATCACCCACAGCATCTGTACTTGCATGAACTGATAAGCATCGGTGAGATCCTCCAGTCCATAAAAAGTGCTCCTGAATATGATAAACTGAACTGTATCTATCGATACTTGCAGCAAAGCGAAATATTGCTGGAGATGGGGTCTGATAACCAGAATATCGGTTATGAAAAGGCAGTCAATATCTTCTCCGCACTTTCGGACTTTAAACGCGCAATACTGGAGGTGAAGGTATGA
- a CDS encoding calcium/sodium antiporter, whose product MLSNVFILLIGLILLVKGSDIFVSSASSIAKKLGVSEFIIGLTLVAIGTSIPELASSIAASLSHSSGIVIGNIVGSNIANIALIVGCAAIISVVKTESDMLKRDGYIMLFASTLFFLFAFDLQLSRTEAFILVLFYIAYIFFLFEDTAKYEGKFYFKEFITYFVKFKYVKSMNQRIRTGINNHNSGEEQENKKESIDIYKDLLILAFSGTAVIFGAKYFVEEAIFFAQFFQLPDTLIGVTLVAIGTSLPELMVTISAARKGYGNIAIGNVIGSNITNIFLVLGLSAFVFPLEITGLSIMLTIPFMIMISVVLLWFIHTHWEIRRVEGIALILLYVIFLLLLFSFGVAL is encoded by the coding sequence ATGTTATCAAATGTTTTTATCCTGCTTATCGGTCTGATATTGCTGGTCAAGGGCTCGGATATTTTTGTCAGTTCAGCATCTTCCATTGCAAAAAAACTTGGAGTTTCGGAGTTCATCATTGGCTTGACACTGGTAGCGATTGGAACTTCCATACCTGAACTTGCTTCTTCCATAGCTGCATCACTTTCACATTCAAGCGGAATAGTGATTGGCAATATTGTAGGTTCTAATATTGCAAACATAGCTCTTATAGTTGGATGTGCTGCGATCATCTCGGTGGTGAAGACCGAATCAGATATGCTAAAAAGAGATGGTTACATAATGCTTTTTGCTTCAACTCTTTTCTTCCTCTTCGCATTTGATCTACAATTGTCGAGAACTGAAGCATTTATTCTTGTCCTTTTTTATATAGCTTATATTTTCTTTTTGTTCGAAGATACAGCAAAATACGAAGGCAAATTCTACTTTAAGGAATTTATAACTTATTTTGTCAAATTCAAATATGTAAAGTCTATGAACCAGCGCATACGAACGGGGATAAATAACCACAATTCTGGAGAAGAACAAGAAAATAAAAAGGAAAGTATTGATATCTACAAAGATCTCCTTATTCTTGCCTTTAGTGGAACGGCAGTGATATTCGGTGCTAAATACTTTGTTGAGGAAGCAATATTCTTTGCCCAATTCTTTCAACTTCCCGACACTCTCATTGGTGTTACACTGGTTGCAATAGGCACTTCCCTTCCCGAACTAATGGTGACCATATCTGCTGCACGTAAAGGTTATGGGAACATTGCAATTGGGAATGTGATCGGTTCCAACATCACTAATATCTTTTTGGTCCTGGGTCTCTCTGCATTCGTGTTCCCTCTTGAAATAACCGGGCTTAGCATCATGTTAACGATCCCATTCATGATAATGATCAGTGTAGTTCTGTTATGGTTCATCCACACTCACTGGGAGATCAGGAGGGTAGAAGGAATAGCATTGATCTTGCTTTATGTGATCTTCCTATTACTGCTATTCAGTTTCGGTGTAGCTTTATAA
- a CDS encoding glycosyltransferase family 4 protein → MGNNLKIGMFSWESLHSIKVGGIAPHVSELAEALAKTGHSVHIFTRNNGLEPYGEVNGVHYHRVDHSLSGGIVQQMDSMCDSMYSRFLDVTKEYGKFDILHAHDWHPFNAVSRIKYEFGIPFMFTYHSTEWGRNGNIHGNWWEAEEISHREWKAGYESVKVISTSQQLTDEIKFLYQIPDKKISIIPNGIFHGKIKKDVDAGEVKNRFGIHPLAPVVLFIGRMSYQKGPDLLVEAIPEVIDHRWDTKFVFIGEGEMRPPCEALANAEKISDNCHFLGYVDDETARDWINACDILCIPSRNEPFGIVVLEGWDAERTIVATDAVQIINNFVDGILVYKNPNSIAWGINYVLDDLSNSSMRKAGKELIETRYNWINIAENTSEAYLNALKN, encoded by the coding sequence ATGGGGAATAATTTAAAGATCGGTATGTTCTCCTGGGAGAGTTTACATTCGATAAAAGTGGGTGGTATAGCTCCGCATGTTTCCGAACTTGCTGAAGCTCTTGCGAAGACAGGACATTCAGTCCACATATTTACCAGAAATAATGGACTGGAACCATATGGAGAGGTTAATGGAGTTCACTACCATCGGGTAGATCATTCTCTCTCAGGAGGCATTGTTCAGCAAATGGATAGCATGTGTGATTCAATGTACTCGAGATTCCTTGATGTTACGAAGGAATATGGCAAGTTCGATATATTACATGCACATGACTGGCATCCTTTTAATGCGGTTTCAAGGATCAAATATGAATTTGGTATTCCTTTTATGTTCACATATCACAGTACCGAATGGGGACGGAACGGTAACATACATGGAAACTGGTGGGAAGCCGAAGAAATATCCCACCGGGAATGGAAAGCTGGATATGAATCTGTGAAGGTCATATCTACATCACAGCAACTTACAGATGAGATCAAGTTCCTGTACCAGATACCCGATAAGAAGATATCTATCATTCCAAATGGTATTTTCCATGGAAAAATAAAAAAGGATGTTGATGCCGGTGAAGTGAAAAATAGATTTGGTATCCATCCTCTTGCACCGGTTGTTCTGTTCATAGGACGTATGAGCTACCAAAAAGGTCCGGACCTGCTTGTTGAAGCTATCCCTGAAGTGATAGATCATCGCTGGGACACAAAATTTGTTTTCATCGGGGAAGGTGAAATGCGCCCTCCCTGTGAAGCTCTTGCAAATGCCGAAAAAATTTCAGATAATTGTCATTTTCTGGGATATGTGGATGATGAAACGGCCAGGGACTGGATAAATGCATGTGATATTCTCTGTATTCCAAGCAGGAACGAACCTTTTGGGATTGTTGTTCTTGAAGGGTGGGATGCTGAAAGGACCATCGTTGCAACAGATGCTGTCCAAATAATCAATAATTTTGTTGATGGTATCCTTGTCTACAAAAATCCGAATTCTATTGCATGGGGCATAAATTATGTACTTGATGACCTTTCCAATAGTAGCATGAGAAAGGCCGGTAAAGAACTTATTGAGACTAGGTACAACTGGATCAATATCGCAGAAAATACAAGTGAAGCATACCTTAATGCTCTCAAAAACTAA
- the ribH gene encoding 6,7-dimethyl-8-ribityllumazine synthase, producing MSDSEIIRLGFVVAEFNRDLTYQMELMGIEHAKFLGAEVTETILVPGVYDMPLAIKKLCLMDDIDAVITIGIVIEGATKHDEIVVQQAARKIIDLSLEYDKPVTLGIAGPGMTRMEAHQRVDYAKRAVEAAVKLVRRL from the coding sequence TTGAGTGATAGTGAAATTATTAGATTGGGATTTGTAGTAGCTGAATTTAACAGAGACCTGACTTACCAGATGGAACTTATGGGAATTGAACACGCAAAGTTCCTTGGTGCAGAAGTCACAGAAACTATCCTTGTTCCTGGTGTTTATGATATGCCTCTTGCTATCAAGAAGCTTTGTTTGATGGATGATATTGACGCTGTGATAACCATTGGGATCGTTATCGAAGGTGCCACCAAACATGATGAGATCGTTGTACAGCAGGCAGCAAGGAAGATAATAGATCTTTCACTTGAATATGACAAGCCGGTGACCCTTGGAATTGCAGGGCCGGGAATGACACGTATGGAAGCACATCAGCGTGTGGATTATGCCAAGCGTGCCGTTGAAGCTGCGGTGAAACTAGTCCGACGTCTGTGA
- a CDS encoding cation-translocating P-type ATPase codes for MSLEDFLKRFDAGIEGLATSGALERLEICGRNIFENIGSESALKKYFKQFHNFFSFLLIAGALLSYASELLDPGKGNLYIAIALFGVVILNATFTFIQEYQAEQIMASFRQLIPPVAKVLRDGEIKEILAPELVVGDVIFIEEGDKVPADGRLIEENTLKVDNSSLTGEAEPQLRSLECTHPNILECRNMVFSGTLVLTGNGKAVVYGTGQNTQMGKLATLTERTTSVETPLRKELNNFIRIISIIAIFLGISFFTIGFVTQDLFLLNLIFAIGIIVANVPEGLLPTVTLSLSLASKRMAKRNALIKRLESVETLGSTTVICTDKTGTLTQNKMAIHSMTLGFEQIDVSNGEVPPDILMKVAVLCNNSRLVEGPSRYKGDPTEGALLMYASKFTDIDLMRENNTRLKEYSFDSLKERMQVIYHTDPGEQESYLKGATEVVIKMCDHVLMNGDEVPITEDDRNKLLDMHLKIAGRGERVLALAYRRAEEEIEYDTGFTFIGFAGAVDPHRPEVKDAIHKCHQAGIKVVMITGDHPVTALSIAKNVGFSSNGNEPVMITGAELDKLSVDELSKKLKAPYIIFARTSPVQKLKIVQAFQSRGEIVTMTGDGVNDAPAIKNADMGVAMGSGTDVARESADMILLDDNFATIVNAVEEGRTVFDNIKKFIAYILTSNIPEILPFIAFVLLSIPLPMNVQLILAIDLGTDILPALALAVEKGEGDIMKRPPRSKYERLLTPQILLTSYGMKGPIEALAGFTCYFAVLLDGGWTWGQALLSNDLLYRQAIMAFFAAVIVCQIANLLVSRTRIESALSRNMFTNKIILLAVVSELVILSMIMFHPFANKIFGTAPISMEYIVLAMPFAILLFVQDEIRKYYIRKGSLLAKTFLKW; via the coding sequence ATTTCTCTGGAAGATTTTCTCAAAAGGTTTGATGCTGGCATCGAAGGATTGGCAACAAGTGGAGCCTTAGAAAGGCTGGAGATCTGTGGAAGGAATATTTTTGAAAATATAGGGAGCGAATCAGCTCTTAAAAAGTATTTTAAGCAATTCCACAATTTTTTCTCGTTCCTGCTTATCGCAGGGGCTTTACTTTCATATGCATCAGAATTGCTGGATCCTGGAAAAGGCAACTTGTACATCGCCATTGCGCTTTTTGGAGTTGTCATCCTCAATGCCACGTTCACTTTTATACAGGAATATCAGGCAGAACAGATAATGGCGAGTTTTCGCCAACTTATACCCCCTGTTGCCAAGGTCCTGAGGGATGGGGAAATAAAAGAAATATTGGCACCCGAACTGGTTGTCGGGGATGTCATATTCATTGAAGAAGGAGACAAGGTCCCTGCTGATGGCCGGCTCATTGAAGAGAATACCTTGAAGGTTGACAATTCATCATTGACCGGTGAGGCTGAGCCACAGTTACGCTCCCTTGAATGCACCCATCCAAATATACTCGAATGCAGGAACATGGTATTCTCAGGAACACTTGTATTGACAGGTAACGGAAAAGCTGTTGTTTATGGAACCGGCCAGAATACACAGATGGGAAAGCTTGCAACCCTGACGGAACGGACAACATCAGTTGAAACACCCCTTCGCAAAGAGCTCAATAATTTCATCAGGATCATCTCAATAATTGCAATATTTCTCGGAATATCATTCTTTACGATCGGCTTTGTAACACAGGACCTATTCCTGTTGAATCTCATTTTTGCAATCGGTATCATAGTTGCCAATGTCCCTGAAGGATTGCTTCCTACTGTGACACTATCCTTAAGCCTGGCTTCAAAAAGAATGGCAAAAAGGAATGCACTTATCAAACGGCTCGAATCTGTGGAAACCCTTGGATCGACCACGGTCATTTGTACGGATAAGACCGGAACACTGACCCAGAATAAGATGGCCATACATTCAATGACCCTGGGCTTTGAGCAAATTGATGTGAGCAACGGGGAAGTTCCACCGGACATTCTAATGAAAGTAGCAGTACTTTGCAATAATTCAAGGCTCGTTGAAGGACCTTCGAGATATAAGGGAGACCCCACTGAAGGTGCTTTGTTGATGTACGCATCCAAGTTTACTGATATTGATCTGATGCGGGAAAATAACACTCGCTTGAAAGAATATTCTTTCGATTCCCTAAAAGAAAGAATGCAGGTCATTTACCATACTGATCCGGGTGAACAGGAATCCTACCTGAAAGGCGCAACTGAAGTTGTTATTAAAATGTGCGACCATGTCCTGATGAACGGGGACGAAGTACCTATTACCGAAGATGACCGGAACAAGCTCCTTGATATGCATTTGAAGATCGCTGGAAGGGGTGAACGTGTGCTTGCTCTTGCATATCGCAGGGCAGAAGAGGAGATCGAATACGACACAGGTTTTACATTTATCGGTTTTGCCGGCGCGGTCGATCCTCACAGACCTGAGGTCAAAGATGCTATTCACAAATGTCATCAGGCAGGAATTAAAGTAGTGATGATAACAGGAGATCATCCGGTAACTGCCCTTTCCATTGCAAAGAACGTTGGTTTTAGTAGCAATGGCAATGAACCGGTGATGATCACAGGTGCTGAGCTGGACAAATTATCAGTTGATGAACTTTCAAAGAAACTGAAGGCTCCGTACATTATATTTGCACGAACATCCCCGGTTCAGAAATTGAAGATAGTACAGGCGTTTCAGTCAAGGGGCGAGATAGTGACCATGACCGGGGATGGTGTAAATGATGCTCCTGCAATAAAGAACGCAGACATGGGTGTCGCCATGGGAAGCGGTACGGATGTTGCAAGGGAGTCTGCTGACATGATACTTCTTGATGATAATTTCGCCACTATCGTCAATGCGGTGGAAGAAGGAAGGACCGTCTTCGATAACATCAAGAAGTTCATTGCCTACATCCTTACAAGCAATATTCCGGAAATACTGCCATTCATTGCATTTGTCCTCCTTTCGATACCCCTGCCCATGAACGTGCAGTTGATCCTTGCCATCGACCTTGGTACAGATATACTTCCGGCACTGGCACTGGCTGTTGAGAAGGGGGAAGGGGATATAATGAAGCGTCCTCCCCGCTCAAAATATGAAAGGCTCCTGACACCACAGATACTTTTAACATCCTATGGAATGAAAGGACCCATCGAAGCCCTGGCAGGCTTTACCTGTTATTTTGCAGTACTTCTGGATGGAGGCTGGACATGGGGACAGGCCTTGCTAAGCAATGATCTTCTTTACAGACAGGCCATTATGGCATTTTTTGCTGCGGTCATAGTCTGCCAGATAGCAAATTTACTTGTATCCCGTACAAGAATTGAGTCTGCACTATCCCGGAATATGTTCACAAATAAAATTATACTGCTGGCGGTAGTGAGTGAATTAGTGATACTTTCCATGATAATGTTCCATCCATTTGCGAACAAGATATTTGGAACAGCACCGATCTCAATGGAATATATTGTACTTGCAATGCCTTTTGCAATATTGCTGTTCGTTCAGGATGAGATCAGGAAATATTACATCAGAAAAGGATCACTGCTTGCAAAGACTTTCCTGAAATGGTGA
- a CDS encoding glycoside hydrolase family 57 protein: MRSVCMYFQLHQPYRLKWFWPDDSKGFERYFDVAINRSIFEKVARKCYLPATTLLAELVDQHEGNFKFSVSITGTLLSQCEKWNPDVLDIFTQLADSKRVEFIDETNYHSLAGLFDDKNEFREQILEHHELTSDLLGVKPQVFRNTELLYNNSIAETVSSMGYKAILTEGVDQLLDSRSPNHVYKAKDCGLPVLLRNYKMSDDIGYRFSARWWEEYPLTADKWANWASTEQGDCMNIFMDYETFGEHQWSDSGIFDFLRALPGEVLGKGLEFNTPSEIVEKYEPVGEVDVGDFNTISWADMERDTSAWLGNDMQRRCFEEAKLLGPYVKRTNDPKLINIWRHLLTSDHYYYMSTKWLGDGDVHSYFSIHTSPYDAAINFIAALLDFKTCVFRKLAEMNKE; encoded by the coding sequence ATGAGATCCGTATGCATGTACTTCCAGCTCCATCAGCCGTATCGTTTGAAGTGGTTCTGGCCGGATGATTCTAAAGGGTTTGAAAGGTATTTCGATGTTGCAATAAACAGGAGTATTTTCGAGAAGGTTGCCCGTAAGTGTTATCTTCCAGCCACGACCCTTCTGGCAGAACTCGTTGACCAGCACGAAGGCAATTTCAAGTTCAGTGTTTCAATAACCGGAACTCTTCTAAGCCAGTGCGAAAAATGGAATCCTGATGTCCTTGATATTTTCACCCAACTTGCAGACTCTAAACGGGTAGAATTTATCGATGAGACCAATTATCATTCCCTTGCAGGTCTTTTCGATGACAAGAATGAGTTTCGGGAACAGATCCTGGAACATCATGAGCTTACTTCAGATTTGCTTGGTGTAAAACCACAGGTTTTCAGGAACACAGAACTCCTTTACAATAACAGTATTGCAGAAACCGTTTCATCCATGGGTTACAAAGCCATACTTACAGAAGGGGTTGATCAGTTGTTGGATTCCCGATCTCCGAATCATGTTTACAAAGCAAAGGATTGTGGTCTGCCCGTTCTTCTCAGGAACTATAAGATGAGTGATGACATAGGTTATCGTTTCTCAGCGAGATGGTGGGAAGAGTATCCATTAACTGCTGACAAGTGGGCAAACTGGGCGTCCACGGAACAAGGGGATTGTATGAACATCTTCATGGATTACGAGACCTTTGGTGAGCATCAATGGTCCGACTCCGGAATCTTTGATTTCCTCAGGGCTTTACCTGGTGAGGTTCTTGGCAAAGGTCTTGAGTTCAATACTCCTTCTGAGATCGTCGAGAAGTACGAACCGGTAGGAGAGGTAGATGTCGGGGACTTTAACACGATCTCATGGGCAGATATGGAGAGGGATACAAGCGCATGGCTTGGTAACGACATGCAGCGCAGATGCTTTGAAGAGGCAAAACTGCTTGGACCTTATGTGAAAAGAACGAATGATCCGAAACTCATCAACATATGGAGACATCTTCTTACATCCGATCACTATTACTACATGAGTACAAAATGGTTAGGAGATGGAGATGTACATTCTTATTTCAGTATCCATACATCACCCTATGATGCAGCCATAAATTTCATTGCAGCATTATTGGATTTCAAAACCTGTGTTTTCAGGAAACTGGCTGAAATGAACAAAGAATGA